The Arcanobacterium wilhelmae region CCGGGATCGATTCGGTTCCGGGAACGTCCGCGAGGACAGTGTGGACTGAATCGATTTGGCCGAGCGGGTCGTGGTGTGAGGCATCGACGACGTGGACCAGCAGGTCCGCTTCCCCGGCTTCTTCCAACGTGGATCGGAACGCTTCAACGAGCTGGGTGGGCAGGTTTCGCACGAAGCCGACCGTGTCTGTGATGGTGTACTCGCGTCCGTCGTCGGTGTGGGCCTGGCGGACTGTTGGATCCAGTGTGGCGAACAGGGCGTTTTCGACGAGGACGCCCGCTCCTGTCAGTACGTTCAGGAGCGAGGATTTCCCTGCGTTCGTGTATCCCACGACGACGACGGAGGGCGCCTTTCGCGCCCGCCGTTGTCCCTTGCGCACGTCGCGCGAGGTTTTCATTTCTCGGATTGCCTTACGGAGCAAGGCCATGCGGTTGCGGATGTGACGGCGATCGAGTTCGATCTTCGTTTCGCCCGGACCGCGCGAGCCGATGCCGGCACCGCCAGCCACGCGGCCACCTGCCTGACGTGACATCGAATCGCCCCAGCCTCGAAGGCGCGGGAGCAGGTATTCGAGCTGTGCGAGTTCAACTTGTGCTTTACCTTCGCGCGACTTTGCGTGCTGGGCGAAAATATCGAGGATGAGCGCGGTGCGGTCGATGACCTTGACCTTGATGATGTCTTCGAGTGCGCGGCGCTGAGAGGGGGCAAGCTCAGAATCCGCAATGACGGTGTCAGCGCCGACAGCGGCAACGAGCTCAGCGAGCTCCTGCGCTTTGCCCGACCCAAGGTAGGTCGCGGCGTCTGGGAGCGCTCGCCGTTGCAGGACGCCGTCGAGAACCGTTGAGCCAGCGGTTTCGGCGAGCGCGGCGAGTTCGCGGAGCGAATCCTCGCCGGCTTCCATCGATCCGTCCGTCACCACGCCAACGAGAACCACACGTTCGAGGCGGAGCTTTCGGTATTCGACCTCGGTGACGTCTTCGAGCTCCGTCGAGAGATTTTCGACGCGTTTAAGCGAGGATCGCGCTTCGCGCTCGAGCTGGTCTCCTGCCCACGCCCCCTGATATGCAGGGTCTTTCTGGAGCGCCGTTCCCTCATGGGAGTGAATATCGATGGCATCGTGGTTTTCGTTAATCGCCTTCTCCTTTTCTTCGCCTTTCTATTGTCTCTCACCCACAACGCTGGCGCCATCTCGCATTCGCCTCTCCCGTGCGTTTACTCTTAGGGCATGAG contains the following coding sequences:
- the hflX gene encoding GTPase HflX codes for the protein MNENHDAIDIHSHEGTALQKDPAYQGAWAGDQLEREARSSLKRVENLSTELEDVTEVEYRKLRLERVVLVGVVTDGSMEAGEDSLRELAALAETAGSTVLDGVLQRRALPDAATYLGSGKAQELAELVAAVGADTVIADSELAPSQRRALEDIIKVKVIDRTALILDIFAQHAKSREGKAQVELAQLEYLLPRLRGWGDSMSRQAGGRVAGGAGIGSRGPGETKIELDRRHIRNRMALLRKAIREMKTSRDVRKGQRRARKAPSVVVVGYTNAGKSSLLNVLTGAGVLVENALFATLDPTVRQAHTDDGREYTITDTVGFVRNLPTQLVEAFRSTLEEAGEADLLVHVVDASHHDPLGQIDSVHTVLADVPGTESIPELIVFSKADIADPVDLAALVSRFPNAVTVSAVTGEGIDELRETIAELLPRPHIDVDIMVPYTHGALVSKIHEFGDIDSETYEESGTRIRGRVTEELAGALAELGLMGGSSPRA